One genomic segment of Vibrio quintilis includes these proteins:
- a CDS encoding AI-2E family transporter, which yields MSDKTKISSSHWVIIVALLIAAAACYFLIEPYINSIILAFIISLLVFPVHEQIESKITANKNFASLFSCIILTFIIVIPLLFVFGAIIEQGLKFSQNLYQWGSHGGIQEILNHPWVLNILEFVNSYLPFDKIEPAQVAQKIAQLASQFGTQIVSISAKILGDATAFIMNFFLMLFVLFFLLRDHDKIIRTLRHVLPLTRTQEDKLLTEVEKVSKSAVMGSFLTALAQGTAGGLGMWFAGFPGLFWGTMMGFTSFIPVVGTALIWIPASVYLLLTGQTYWAIFLAVWSIAVVGSIDNLLRPFLMQGSAGMNTLMIFFSLLGGIHLFGLMGLLYGPLIFAITIVLFNIYEEEFKSFLDQQDKS from the coding sequence GTGTCAGATAAAACCAAGATATCGTCCAGTCACTGGGTTATCATTGTCGCTTTGCTCATTGCAGCAGCGGCCTGCTATTTCTTAATTGAACCTTATATCAACTCAATTATTCTTGCATTTATTATCTCTTTACTCGTTTTTCCGGTTCATGAACAAATAGAGTCTAAAATCACCGCCAACAAGAATTTTGCGTCACTGTTTTCATGCATTATCCTGACTTTTATTATTGTTATTCCTCTGTTATTTGTATTTGGAGCAATTATTGAGCAGGGACTCAAATTCTCACAAAATCTTTACCAATGGGGAAGCCATGGCGGTATTCAGGAGATTCTGAACCATCCGTGGGTCTTAAATATTTTAGAATTCGTCAACTCCTATCTGCCATTCGATAAAATTGAACCCGCTCAGGTCGCTCAAAAAATTGCTCAGTTAGCCAGTCAGTTCGGAACTCAGATTGTCAGTATCAGTGCGAAGATTCTCGGGGATGCAACTGCATTTATTATGAATTTCTTCCTGATGCTGTTTGTCCTGTTCTTTCTTTTACGGGATCACGACAAAATAATCCGGACATTACGCCATGTTCTTCCCCTGACACGAACTCAGGAAGACAAATTACTCACAGAGGTCGAAAAAGTATCCAAATCAGCTGTGATGGGTTCATTTCTCACAGCACTGGCTCAGGGAACAGCCGGTGGTCTGGGAATGTGGTTTGCAGGCTTTCCCGGATTATTCTGGGGCACAATGATGGGCTTTACTTCCTTTATTCCTGTTGTCGGAACAGCATTAATCTGGATTCCTGCAAGTGTTTACTTACTTTTGACCGGTCAGACCTACTGGGCAATTTTTCTGGCAGTGTGGAGTATTGCTGTAGTCGGTTCGATCGATAATTTGCTCAGACCTTTTCTCATGCAGGGCAGTGCCGGCATGAACACCCTCATGATTTTTTTCTCTCTCTTAGGAGGGATTCATCTGTTCGGTCTGATGGGGCTTCTTTATGGTCCGCTGATATTTGCCATTACCATTGTTCTCTTCAATATCTATGAGGAAGAATTTAAATCCTTCCTGGACCAGCAAGATAAAAGCTGA
- the erpA gene encoding iron-sulfur cluster insertion protein ErpA yields the protein MSELNVPLTFSDAAAKRVKSLIAEEENPALMLRVYITGGGCSGFQYGFTFDEAVNEGDTTIENEGVTLVVDPMSLQYLIGGEVDYTEGLEGSRFFVNNPNATTTCGCGASFSV from the coding sequence GTGAGTGAGTTAAACGTACCCTTGACATTTTCTGATGCAGCTGCAAAGCGAGTTAAGTCACTGATTGCCGAGGAAGAAAACCCTGCATTAATGTTACGTGTTTATATTACCGGCGGGGGATGTAGTGGTTTTCAATATGGTTTTACATTTGACGAGGCTGTCAATGAAGGAGATACGACGATTGAAAATGAAGGTGTAACCCTGGTTGTGGATCCCATGAGTTTGCAATATCTTATTGGTGGTGAAGTTGATTATACGGAAGGACTGGAAGGTTCCCGTTTCTTTGTCAATAACCCCAATGCGACAACTACCTGTGGTTGCGGCGCATCTTTCAGCGTGTGA
- the hemL gene encoding glutamate-1-semialdehyde 2,1-aminomutase, with protein MSKSSDLYNRAQIKIPGGVNSPVRAFNGVGGSPVFIDRADGPLVFDVDGKAYIDYVGSWGPMILGHNHAAIRESVIDAVQRGLSFGAPTAQEISIAELVSELVPSMEQLRMVNSGTEATMSAIRLARGYTGRNKIIKFEGCYHGHADSLLVKAGSGALTLGQPSSPGVPEDFAKHTLTARFNDLDSVRALFEANKDEIACIIVEPVAGNMNCIPPVEGFLEGLRQICDQEKALLIFDEVMTGFRVALGGAQAYYHVKPDLTTLGKIIGGGMPVGAFGGRKEVMQSIAPTGPVYQAGTLSGNPVAMAAGYTCLTLLKEEGNEQRLAKKTKRLADGMKQLAVDYNIPLLVHQVGGMFGFFFTEQDKVTCYEEVAKCDVEQFKRFFHLMLQHGIYLAPSAYEAGFVSLAHSSKEIEATLEAVERCFAMMSSES; from the coding sequence ATGAGCAAATCATCCGATTTATACAACAGAGCACAAATTAAAATTCCGGGAGGTGTCAACTCTCCTGTAAGAGCTTTTAACGGTGTTGGCGGCTCACCGGTTTTTATTGATCGGGCTGACGGTCCGCTGGTATTCGATGTTGATGGCAAAGCCTATATAGATTATGTCGGCTCATGGGGGCCAATGATTCTGGGCCATAACCATGCGGCAATTCGTGAAAGTGTGATTGATGCAGTCCAGCGGGGGCTCAGCTTTGGTGCGCCAACAGCGCAGGAAATATCCATCGCTGAACTTGTTTCTGAACTTGTCCCATCAATGGAACAGTTACGGATGGTAAACTCTGGTACGGAAGCAACTATGAGTGCTATCCGACTTGCCCGCGGTTACACAGGCCGTAATAAAATCATTAAGTTTGAAGGATGTTATCACGGACACGCTGACAGCTTGCTGGTTAAAGCCGGGTCAGGTGCACTGACGTTAGGCCAGCCAAGCTCTCCTGGTGTACCGGAAGATTTTGCCAAACACACGCTAACAGCCCGCTTTAACGATCTGGACTCTGTTCGGGCTTTATTTGAAGCAAACAAAGATGAAATTGCCTGTATTATTGTTGAGCCTGTCGCGGGTAACATGAATTGTATTCCTCCGGTAGAGGGTTTTCTTGAAGGATTAAGACAAATTTGTGATCAGGAAAAAGCTTTATTAATTTTTGATGAAGTGATGACTGGGTTCAGAGTCGCTCTTGGTGGAGCTCAGGCCTATTATCATGTGAAGCCCGACCTGACGACACTGGGAAAAATCATTGGTGGTGGCATGCCTGTCGGAGCATTCGGTGGTCGTAAAGAAGTTATGCAGTCAATTGCACCTACAGGCCCGGTTTATCAGGCCGGTACTCTCTCAGGAAACCCGGTTGCGATGGCTGCTGGTTATACATGCCTTACATTACTGAAAGAAGAAGGCAACGAACAACGCTTAGCCAAAAAGACCAAGCGACTTGCTGATGGCATGAAACAGCTGGCTGTTGATTACAATATTCCCCTTTTAGTTCATCAGGTTGGCGGTATGTTTGGATTCTTCTTTACCGAGCAGGATAAAGTAACCTGTTATGAAGAAGTTGCCAAATGTGATGTTGAACAATTTAAACGCTTCTTCCACCTGATGCTTCAGCATGGTATTTATCTTGCTCCATCCGCTTATGAAGCGGGCTTTGTCTCTCTTGCCCATTCATCAAAAGAAATAGAAGCGACACTTGAAGCTGTTGAGCGATGTTTTGCCATGATGTCTTCAGAATCATAA
- the glnK gene encoding P-II family nitrogen regulator, translating into MKLINAIIKPFKLDDVREALSDVGIEGMTVSEVKGFGRQKGHTELYRGAEYQVDFLPKVKLEIATQKENVDRVVEAIIKAAHTGKIGDGKIFVYDLNHAVRIRTGEADSEAL; encoded by the coding sequence ATGAAACTTATTAACGCAATAATTAAACCTTTTAAACTGGATGATGTTCGTGAGGCATTATCTGATGTCGGTATTGAAGGGATGACCGTATCCGAAGTCAAAGGATTTGGTCGCCAGAAAGGTCACACAGAACTGTATCGCGGTGCAGAGTACCAGGTTGATTTTCTGCCTAAGGTAAAACTGGAAATTGCGACACAGAAAGAAAATGTTGACCGGGTTGTTGAAGCAATTATCAAGGCTGCACATACAGGGAAAATTGGTGACGGTAAAATATTTGTTTATGACCTGAACCATGCCGTACGTATCCGTACTGGTGAAGCTGATTCTGAAGCACTTTAA
- the rsmC gene encoding 16S rRNA (guanine(1207)-N(2))-methyltransferase RsmC, which yields MSNYTAPSQIAKRQQDYFQDKHVLVAGELEDHYPVMLSSICKSVSVFTTHYGYYLQSKKHKEVNTYFGAELNEHIEADVVLLYWPKAKQEASYLLAMLMSKLGTGTELVVVGENRSGVKSIEKMFQPYGKIHKYDSARRCSFYWGECSQIPQPFDLQSWFETYQIHVQDKTVTVKSLPGVFSHGRLDDGSKLLLDTLKASQGKVLDFGCGAGVIGAVVASQNSGIHLSMCDVSALAIESAKATLAANGLNGEVFPSDVYSDINEKFDYIISNPPFHAGLETSYHATESLLAKAPGYLNKQGQLMIVANSFLKYTPLIEQSFGHCNTLAKNTKFAIYQAEYK from the coding sequence ATGTCGAATTATACCGCTCCCAGTCAGATAGCTAAACGTCAGCAAGATTACTTTCAGGATAAACATGTTCTTGTTGCCGGAGAACTGGAAGATCATTACCCGGTGATGCTTTCATCTATATGTAAGTCTGTTTCAGTGTTTACAACACACTATGGATACTATCTTCAGTCGAAAAAGCATAAAGAAGTAAACACTTACTTTGGGGCTGAGTTAAACGAACATATCGAAGCTGATGTTGTATTACTTTACTGGCCAAAAGCAAAACAGGAAGCCAGCTATCTGCTTGCAATGCTGATGTCTAAACTCGGAACTGGAACAGAACTTGTTGTTGTCGGAGAAAACCGCTCAGGCGTTAAAAGCATTGAAAAAATGTTTCAACCCTATGGAAAAATCCATAAATATGACTCTGCCCGCCGTTGCTCTTTTTATTGGGGAGAATGCAGCCAGATTCCACAACCATTTGATCTTCAGAGCTGGTTTGAAACCTACCAGATTCATGTGCAGGATAAAACAGTTACAGTAAAAAGCCTTCCCGGTGTATTCAGCCACGGACGTTTGGATGATGGCAGTAAATTACTGCTTGATACGCTGAAAGCATCTCAGGGTAAAGTCCTGGATTTTGGATGTGGCGCCGGTGTGATCGGTGCAGTTGTCGCAAGTCAGAACTCAGGCATTCACCTTTCTATGTGTGATGTCAGTGCTCTGGCGATTGAATCTGCAAAAGCAACGTTAGCAGCAAATGGGCTTAATGGAGAGGTTTTTCCTTCGGATGTTTACTCTGATATCAATGAGAAATTCGACTATATCATCAGCAACCCACCATTTCATGCAGGTCTGGAAACCAGCTACCATGCCACTGAATCGCTTCTTGCGAAGGCTCCCGGCTATTTAAATAAGCAAGGCCAGCTCATGATTGTGGCCAACAGTTTTTTAAAATACACACCATTGATAGAACAATCATTTGGTCACTGCAATACACTGGCTAAAAATACAAAGTTTGCTATCTATCAGGCCGAATACAAATAA
- a CDS encoding ammonium transporter codes for MELSVTVTELRYALDTFFFLVSGALVMWMAAGFAMLESGLVRSKNTTEILTKNFVLYAIACTMYLLIGYNIMYVDNSDGGWLPSLGTLIGTQAEGADHSLESDFFFQVVFVATSMSVVSGAVAERMKLWAFLVFSVILTGVIYPVEGYWTWGGGFLSAAGFSDFAGSGIVHMAGAAAALAGVLLLGARKGKYGKNGEIYPIPGSNMPLATLGTFILWFGWFGFNGGSQLMVSDFENATAVGKIFLNTNAAAAAGALAALLVCKSTWGKADLTMVLNGALAGLVAITADPLSPSPVYSVIIGAVAGVLVVFSIIALDKVQVDDPVGAISVHGVCGLFGLLVVPVSNADASFGSQLLGAVVIFVWVFATSLIVWGILKATMGIRVTEEEEMEGMDMHDCGVGAYPEFVTVK; via the coding sequence ATGGAATTATCTGTAACAGTAACTGAGTTACGTTACGCGCTTGACACCTTTTTCTTTCTCGTTTCTGGCGCGCTTGTTATGTGGATGGCTGCTGGTTTCGCGATGCTGGAATCAGGTTTGGTACGTTCAAAGAATACAACAGAGATATTGACGAAAAACTTCGTACTTTATGCAATTGCCTGTACCATGTATCTGCTGATTGGTTATAACATCATGTATGTTGATAACAGTGATGGCGGATGGCTTCCCTCTCTTGGCACGTTGATTGGGACTCAGGCGGAGGGTGCTGATCATTCGCTGGAATCTGATTTCTTCTTCCAGGTAGTTTTCGTCGCGACTTCTATGTCAGTTGTTTCCGGAGCTGTTGCTGAACGTATGAAATTGTGGGCTTTCCTTGTCTTCTCTGTGATTCTGACTGGCGTTATTTATCCTGTTGAAGGTTACTGGACCTGGGGTGGTGGATTCTTATCTGCTGCTGGCTTTAGTGACTTTGCCGGTTCAGGTATTGTTCACATGGCAGGTGCTGCAGCTGCATTAGCAGGTGTCTTACTGCTTGGTGCGCGTAAGGGTAAATATGGTAAGAATGGTGAGATATATCCTATTCCTGGCTCAAATATGCCTTTAGCAACGTTAGGTACTTTCATTCTGTGGTTCGGCTGGTTTGGATTTAACGGTGGTTCACAGCTGATGGTTTCTGATTTTGAAAATGCCACAGCGGTAGGTAAAATTTTCCTGAATACCAATGCGGCAGCTGCTGCGGGAGCTCTGGCTGCATTACTGGTGTGTAAATCAACCTGGGGCAAAGCTGACTTAACGATGGTTCTGAACGGTGCTTTGGCTGGTCTGGTTGCCATTACAGCAGATCCTTTATCACCATCACCTGTTTATTCAGTCATTATTGGTGCTGTAGCAGGCGTATTAGTTGTGTTCTCTATTATCGCACTGGATAAGGTTCAGGTTGATGATCCTGTAGGTGCTATCTCTGTGCACGGTGTTTGTGGATTATTCGGATTGTTGGTTGTGCCTGTAAGTAATGCGGATGCATCATTTGGTTCTCAGTTACTGGGTGCAGTAGTTATCTTTGTCTGGGTATTTGCGACCAGCCTGATTGTCTGGGGTATTCTGAAAGCAACAATGGGTATCCGGGTGACAGAAGAAGAAGAGATGGAAGGTATGGACATGCACGATTGTGGTGTTGGTGCTTATCCTGAGTTTGTTACGGTCAAATAA
- a CDS encoding peptidoglycan DD-metalloendopeptidase family protein: MLSIFARLPRVHQILIGFFMLLTFVSLFLPGAGTLTVKEGQLEIGRHYPVPIDVKNLDSSSSDIPLKPQLHWKTYQVKPGESAARLFQRIGLSSKLLYQLTSSDKDIHYQLTHFKPGDKLHFGFDQKNQLIQLKRALTPFKTFEITKKDKGFTSRFDTKEIHYQYNYAEATITSNFWNAAISAGLTPNQIMQLAGIFGWDIDFALDIRKGDHFALLYQDEIVEGEVVGHGNIIAATFTNQGDTFKAIYDDKSGNYYDASGRAMKKAFLRSPLDFRRVSSNFNPRRLHPVTGRVRPHRGTDYVAPVGTPIWAAGDGIVIKSSYNKFNGNYVFIKHSNTYITKYLHLKRRKVKTGQRVKQGQTIGYLGGTGRVTGPHLHYEFLVHGVHKNPRTVKLPQSKSLSGSRKRTFIANAKLRLQKLEHFGHLMFAKR, encoded by the coding sequence ATGTTATCTATTTTTGCTCGTCTTCCGCGAGTACATCAAATATTGATCGGATTCTTTATGCTGCTGACATTTGTCAGTCTTTTTTTACCCGGTGCAGGAACACTCACTGTTAAAGAGGGGCAATTAGAGATTGGACGCCACTATCCTGTTCCTATTGATGTGAAAAACTTAGACTCATCTTCTTCTGATATCCCGTTAAAACCTCAGCTTCACTGGAAAACCTATCAGGTAAAGCCCGGGGAAAGTGCTGCGAGGTTATTTCAGCGCATAGGACTGTCTTCTAAACTCTTGTACCAGCTAACCAGCAGCGATAAAGATATCCATTATCAATTAACACATTTCAAACCAGGGGATAAACTTCATTTTGGTTTTGATCAAAAAAATCAGTTAATTCAGCTCAAACGTGCACTGACACCTTTCAAAACATTTGAAATAACCAAAAAAGACAAAGGGTTCACCTCCAGGTTTGATACAAAAGAAATTCACTATCAGTACAATTATGCAGAAGCGACCATTACATCAAACTTCTGGAATGCAGCAATTTCAGCTGGCCTGACACCAAACCAAATCATGCAACTGGCCGGGATATTTGGCTGGGATATTGATTTTGCATTAGACATTCGCAAAGGCGATCACTTTGCATTGTTGTATCAGGATGAAATTGTTGAAGGCGAAGTTGTTGGACACGGGAATATCATTGCCGCGACCTTTACCAATCAGGGAGATACTTTTAAGGCTATCTACGACGATAAGTCTGGTAATTACTATGATGCAAGCGGCCGGGCAATGAAAAAAGCATTCTTACGTTCGCCGCTCGATTTCAGACGAGTATCATCCAACTTTAATCCCCGGCGTCTGCATCCTGTCACCGGAAGAGTCAGACCTCACCGTGGAACCGATTATGTGGCGCCTGTTGGTACACCAATCTGGGCAGCCGGTGATGGTATTGTCATCAAATCAAGCTATAACAAGTTCAATGGCAACTATGTTTTTATCAAACATAGCAACACCTATATTACGAAATATCTTCACTTAAAGCGCCGGAAAGTAAAAACGGGTCAACGAGTAAAACAAGGACAAACCATCGGTTACTTAGGTGGAACAGGCCGGGTGACCGGACCACACTTACACTACGAATTCCTGGTTCACGGTGTTCATAAAAACCCAAGAACCGTCAAGCTTCCTCAGTCTAAATCTCTGAGTGGCAGCCGGAAAAGAACATTTATTGCCAATGCAAAACTCCGGTTACAGAAACTGGAACATTTCGGTCACTTAATGTTTGCCAAGCGATAA
- a CDS encoding porin, which translates to MKRTLIALAVAGAAVATGVNAGELYNQDGTTLTLGGRAEARMSIKDGDVLDKSRVRINVSGKQEISDDLYGVGFYEAEYTTSDRDEDGNENDDSSSIEHRYAYAGLGGNFGEITYGKNDAALGVITDFTDIMDYHGAKASDKLNSADRIDNLLAYKGDFNDLSVKAAYRFADRDESYDSIDDNDADAFSLSGIYTVADTGLAIGLGYADEDDKANQWMLTASYTWNDLYVSALYSAADLDNTDNDYDGFELAASYKMEKTVFYVTYNNGQVDDGHISSTVSDEFADSDNLAFEVAYFFKPNFRGYVSYDFNMLDDDEVGNAAAEDEAVLGLRYDF; encoded by the coding sequence ATGAAAAGAACTCTGATTGCTCTTGCGGTTGCAGGTGCTGCAGTGGCAACTGGTGTGAACGCTGGTGAACTATATAACCAAGACGGCACTACGCTAACATTAGGTGGTCGTGCTGAAGCTCGTATGTCTATCAAAGACGGTGATGTTTTGGATAAAAGCCGTGTACGTATTAATGTTTCAGGCAAACAGGAAATCAGTGATGACCTGTACGGTGTTGGTTTCTACGAAGCTGAATACACTACAAGTGATCGTGACGAAGATGGCAATGAAAATGACGATAGTTCATCTATCGAGCATCGCTATGCTTATGCTGGTCTCGGTGGTAACTTTGGTGAGATTACCTACGGTAAAAATGATGCAGCTTTAGGTGTAATTACTGATTTCACTGATATCATGGATTATCACGGTGCAAAAGCATCTGATAAACTTAATTCAGCAGATCGTATTGATAACTTGCTGGCTTATAAAGGTGATTTTAACGATTTGTCCGTTAAAGCAGCCTATCGCTTTGCTGATCGTGATGAGTCATATGATTCAATTGACGATAATGATGCCGATGCATTCTCTTTGTCAGGTATTTACACTGTAGCAGATACAGGTTTAGCAATTGGTTTGGGTTATGCAGATGAAGATGATAAGGCTAACCAATGGATGCTGACAGCTTCATACACTTGGAATGATTTGTATGTTTCTGCACTGTATTCTGCTGCTGACCTTGACAACACAGATAACGACTATGATGGTTTTGAGTTAGCTGCATCTTATAAAATGGAAAAAACTGTTTTTTATGTGACTTATAATAATGGTCAGGTAGATGACGGCCACATTTCCAGTACAGTAAGTGACGAATTTGCTGATTCTGACAACTTAGCCTTTGAAGTTGCTTACTTCTTCAAGCCAAACTTCCGTGGTTATGTATCATATGACTTCAACATGCTTGACGATGATGAAGTTGGTAATGCAGCTGCTGAAGATGAAGCAGTGTTAGGTCTTCGCTACGATTTCTAA
- the tyrS gene encoding tyrosine--tRNA ligase, with translation MASIETALAEIKRGVEELIPEAELIEKLKENRPLRIKMGADPTAPDIHLGHTVILNKLRTFQELGHEVTFLIGDFTGMVGDPTGKNATRPPLTKEDVLRNAETYKEQIFKILDPEKTIIQFNSEWLSELGTEGMIRLAANQTVARMLERDDFKKRYSNGQPIAIHEFMYPLLQGYDSVAMETDVELGGTDQKFNLLMGRELQKSHGQKQQVVLMMPLLVGLDGEKKMSKSAHNYIGICEAPGEMFGKIMSISDDLMWSYYDLLSFKPLSEIEQLKEEVSGGGNPRDVKILLAKEIIARFHSENDADAAEQEFINRFQKGAIPDEMPEFSFESGIAIGNLLKDSELVNSTSDAMRMIRQGAAKVDGDKIEDTKWIPGEGTFVFQVGKRKFARVTIK, from the coding sequence ATGGCAAGTATTGAAACCGCACTCGCTGAAATTAAGCGGGGCGTTGAAGAGTTAATCCCTGAAGCGGAGCTTATCGAAAAACTAAAAGAAAATCGTCCATTGCGTATTAAGATGGGGGCGGACCCAACGGCGCCTGATATCCACCTGGGGCATACGGTTATTTTAAATAAATTACGTACATTTCAAGAGCTTGGTCATGAAGTTACATTTCTGATTGGTGACTTTACCGGGATGGTGGGTGATCCGACGGGGAAAAATGCAACACGTCCGCCACTGACAAAAGAAGATGTGTTGAGAAATGCTGAAACATATAAAGAGCAGATCTTTAAAATTTTAGACCCTGAAAAGACAATAATTCAGTTTAACTCCGAGTGGTTATCTGAGTTAGGTACTGAAGGGATGATTCGTCTGGCTGCAAACCAGACTGTCGCTCGTATGCTGGAGCGGGATGATTTTAAAAAGCGCTATTCGAATGGGCAGCCGATTGCGATTCACGAATTCATGTATCCCTTGCTGCAAGGATATGATTCTGTTGCGATGGAAACAGATGTTGAACTGGGCGGTACAGATCAGAAATTCAATTTGCTGATGGGGCGCGAATTACAAAAGTCTCATGGTCAAAAGCAGCAGGTTGTTTTAATGATGCCTTTGCTGGTCGGCTTAGATGGTGAAAAGAAAATGTCTAAGTCTGCGCATAACTATATTGGCATTTGTGAAGCACCTGGTGAGATGTTCGGTAAAATCATGTCTATTTCTGATGATCTGATGTGGTCATACTATGACCTTCTTTCATTCAAACCTCTATCAGAAATTGAACAACTGAAAGAAGAAGTTTCAGGTGGCGGGAATCCAAGGGATGTGAAGATTCTTTTGGCGAAAGAAATTATTGCACGTTTTCATTCTGAGAATGATGCAGATGCAGCTGAGCAGGAATTTATTAATCGCTTCCAGAAAGGCGCGATTCCTGATGAAATGCCGGAGTTTTCTTTTGAATCTGGTATAGCTATCGGAAACTTGTTAAAAGACTCAGAGCTGGTGAATTCAACTTCTGATGCAATGAGAATGATTCGTCAGGGGGCCGCTAAAGTTGATGGCGACAAGATTGAAGATACAAAATGGATACCAGGCGAAGGTACATTTGTATTCCAGGTTGGTAAGCGTAAATTTGCCCGCGTGACAATCAAATAA
- the dacB gene encoding serine-type D-Ala-D-Ala carboxypeptidase, with amino-acid sequence MPLMIRLLFILTLESFLTFPAHAGNYNVTSILPPTSRASLIVEPLDTASRAVDVRSDTFYPPASTMKLLTALAAKLELGDQFRFRTNLLQSQDDLILQFSGDPQLMTADLKHLLHQLKKKGIHTIQGNLWLDNSLFAGYERAIGWPWDILGVCYSAPSSVITLDKNCVPGSIYTLPNGKTRVYIPEQYPIHISTQARTVSQQEKRQQLCDLELHADQENHYLLSGCIKERAKPLPLKFALQNTDLYTKRTVYKILSQLNIRLLGEVRLGKPPFPHTSIQKIAHHDSKPLSELIKVMLRKSDNLIANNLTKMLGHQFFLQPGSFANGTEAIKQILLSKAQLDLQNAQLVDGSGLSRNNRLTANQMASVLRYIWQHDKELHLISSLPVAGKNGTLKYRRSMQMSSIKGHLAAKSGSIYGSYNMAGYGLNAQGSPTVLFVQFISDYFPEITPEQDKKDRSLEDFEEKFYSDIIQKSQIVSRKQ; translated from the coding sequence ATGCCCCTGATGATTCGCCTGCTCTTTATTCTTACCCTGGAAAGTTTTCTTACTTTTCCTGCTCACGCCGGTAATTATAATGTGACCTCAATTTTGCCCCCAACTTCCCGTGCTTCCTTGATTGTTGAGCCTCTGGACACTGCCAGCCGGGCTGTGGATGTCAGGAGTGATACATTCTATCCTCCGGCCAGTACCATGAAGCTGCTTACTGCGCTAGCTGCTAAACTGGAGTTAGGTGATCAATTTCGTTTCCGAACCAATCTGCTTCAATCTCAGGACGACCTCATTCTTCAGTTCTCCGGAGATCCTCAACTGATGACCGCAGACCTGAAACATCTGTTGCACCAACTGAAAAAGAAAGGAATCCATACCATACAAGGTAACCTCTGGCTGGATAACTCCTTGTTTGCCGGATATGAACGTGCAATTGGCTGGCCCTGGGACATACTTGGTGTATGTTACAGTGCGCCCTCAAGCGTGATTACATTAGATAAAAACTGTGTCCCCGGCTCAATCTATACACTGCCAAATGGGAAAACCCGGGTTTACATCCCGGAACAATATCCAATTCACATTTCAACTCAGGCACGAACAGTTTCACAGCAGGAAAAAAGACAGCAATTGTGCGATCTGGAATTACATGCAGATCAGGAAAATCACTACCTGCTCTCTGGATGTATTAAGGAGAGAGCAAAACCATTGCCCCTGAAGTTTGCCCTTCAAAACACAGATCTATATACAAAACGCACTGTGTACAAAATCCTCAGTCAGCTGAATATTCGCCTCCTAGGAGAAGTTCGCCTGGGAAAACCACCATTTCCGCATACATCAATACAAAAAATTGCACATCATGATTCAAAACCTTTATCCGAATTAATCAAAGTGATGTTAAGAAAATCGGATAATTTAATCGCAAATAATCTGACTAAGATGCTGGGACATCAGTTTTTTCTGCAACCGGGAAGTTTTGCAAACGGAACCGAAGCGATTAAGCAAATCCTGCTATCCAAAGCTCAGTTAGATCTCCAGAATGCCCAGCTGGTAGATGGCTCAGGCTTATCGAGAAATAATCGCTTAACGGCGAATCAAATGGCATCCGTACTCCGTTATATATGGCAACATGATAAAGAATTACACTTAATCTCATCATTACCGGTTGCAGGAAAAAATGGCACGTTGAAATACAGAAGAAGTATGCAGATGTCCAGTATTAAAGGCCATCTGGCAGCTAAAAGCGGATCAATATATGGAAGCTATAATATGGCGGGTTATGGTCTCAATGCTCAGGGAAGTCCAACGGTTCTGTTCGTTCAGTTCATTTCTGATTATTTTCCGGAAATAACGCCGGAACAAGACAAGAAGGATCGCTCTCTGGAAGATTTTGAGGAGAAATTCTACAGTGACATCATTCAGAAAAGTCAAATCGTCAGCAGGAAGCAATAA